The window AGTCGCACAAAACCGTGGACCGTTTGGCGCCAAGTGCTGAACATTTTAATTTTGGAGCTTGTATCGTGAAAAAATATTCTATCCTTGCTGCGGCTGCCCTTTGTGCCGCTGGTTTTGCGACACCTGCTTTTGCTGCCCAGCCCATCACTCCGGTACCGAGTTGCGCAATTATTGGGCTGGATGACATTGTTCCTAATGCACTTGCATGTTCCGGCTATTTTCAGGGCAACCTGCTGAACACCGCAAATCTTACCGAACAGACGAACGCGTTGGCGAGCATCGGCCTGACCTGGAATGGCGTTACGATCGAGAAGCTTGATCCGGGTGCTGCAATCCTCAATTTCGTCACCCCCCTGAACGGCTTGACCTGGATCGGCATCCATTATGGCGCCGGTCAGGGACCGGTGAATGTACAGGGCGGTGTAACGGCCTTCTACAGGTTCGATGCAGGCACCAATCGTGACACCTTCAACATCACGCCGGGATCGATTTCTGGCGTATCGCTCTTTGCTACGGGCCCTGGGACTGCGGTTCCGGAACCTGCCACTTGGGCGATGATGCTTCTTGGG of the Aquisediminimonas profunda genome contains:
- a CDS encoding PEPxxWA-CTERM sorting domain-containing protein is translated as MKKYSILAAAALCAAGFATPAFAAQPITPVPSCAIIGLDDIVPNALACSGYFQGNLLNTANLTEQTNALASIGLTWNGVTIEKLDPGAAILNFVTPLNGLTWIGIHYGAGQGPVNVQGGVTAFYRFDAGTNRDTFNITPGSISGVSLFATGPGTAVPEPATWAMMLLGFGFAGMMLRRRNAPQHAFS